A genome region from Cervus canadensis isolate Bull #8, Minnesota chromosome 10, ASM1932006v1, whole genome shotgun sequence includes the following:
- the IDI1 gene encoding isopentenyl-diphosphate Delta-isomerase 1, whose amino-acid sequence MWRALLPARAIGRAASGGGARAGGGARAWGRGLKETRPAAQPSVDGARLRFPGWRGGRAAMPEVSTDELDERQVQLLAEMCILIDENDRRIGAETKKNCHLNENIERGLLHRAFSVFLFNTENKLLLQQRSDAKITFPGCFTNTCCSHPLSNPSELEENDAIGVRRAAQRRLKAELGIPMEEVPPEEINYLTRIHYKAQSDGIWGEHEIDYILFVKKNVTLNPDPNEIKSYCYVTKEELQELLEKAAHGEIKITPWFQIIADTFLFKWWDNLNRLNLFVDHEKIHRM is encoded by the exons ATGTGGCGCGCCCTGCTGCCGGCGCGGGCAATTGGTCGCGCGGCCTCGGGGGGCGGGGCTAGGGCCGGAGGCGGGGCCCGTGCCTGGGGGCGGGGTCTGAAGGAGACTCGCCCAGCGGCGCAGCCTTCAGTGGACGGCGCGCGTCTGAG GTTCCCGGGGTGGCGCGGAGGCCGGGCGGCGATGCCGGAGGTAAGCACGGACGAGCTGGACGAGCGGCAGGTGCAGCTCCTGGCGGAGATGTGCATCCTCATCGATGAGAACGACCGGAGGATTGGGGCGGAGACCAAGAAGAACTGCCACCTGAACGAGAACATCGAGAGAG GGTTGTTGCACCGAGCTTTCAGTGTCTTCTTGTTCAACACCGAGAACAAGCTGCTGCTGCAGCAGAGGTCAGACGCTAAGATTACCTTCCCAG GGTGTTTTACTAATACTTGCTGTAGTCACCCGTTAAGCAACCCAAGTGAGCTGGAAGAAAATGATGCTATTGGAGTAAGAAGAGCAGCACAGAGGCGGTTAAAGGCCGAACTCGGAATTCCCATGGAAGAG gTTCCTCCAGAGGAAATTAATTATCTAACACGAATTCACTACAAGGCTCAATCTGATGGTATCTGGGGAGAACATGAAATTGATTACATTTTGTTTGTGAAGAAGAACGTGACCTTGAATCCAGACCCCAATGAGATTAAAAgctattgctatgtaacaaagGAAGAattacaagaacttctagaaaaGGCGGCCCATGGTGAAATTAAGATAACCCCATGGTTTCAAATTATTGCAGATACTTTTCTCTTTAAGTGGTGGGATAACTTAAATCGTTTGAATCTGTTTGTTgaccatgagaaaatacacaGAATGTAA